The genomic stretch CCGGGCGCGTCCAGCGTCGGGTTCAGCGCTTCGAGGACGGGGAGGCCGCCTTCAGGACGGCCAGCATGCGGCGGTGGAGCGTCCGGTTGGCGGCCACGAGCTCTCCGCGGAACGGGTCGGGCGGTCCTCCGCGAAAATCGGAAATCCGGGCGCCGGCTTCGGAAAGAAGGAGGCATCCGGCCGCCATGTCCCAGGGCCCCAGGCACATCTCCCAGAAGCCGTCGAACACTCCGGCGGCCGTCCAGGCCAGATCCAGCGACGCCGCGCCGGCGCGGCGGATCGCCCGCGCCTTCATGCAGAAGGCCGCGAAGTGACGAAGGTTTTCGCGCCGGTACCGCAGGCGGTAGGCGAATCCGGTGGCCAGAAGCGCCCGGTTCAGGCGCGTCTCCCGCGAAGCCCTCAGGCGAAGGCCGTTCCGGAAGGCCCCCGCCCCTCGGCGCGCCCAGAACAGTTCCCCCAGAACGGGCCCGTAGGTCACCCCGGCCTCCATCCGGCCGTGGGCCTCGAAGGCGATCGTCACCGCCCAGATGGGAAATCCGTGCGCGTAGTTCGTGGTGCCGTCGAGCGGATCCACGTACCACCGGAACGGCGACTCCCCGCGCGCGCCGCGCTCCTCGGCCACCACGGCGTGGTCCGGGAATTCCCGGCGGAGGGCCGA from Planctomycetota bacterium encodes the following:
- a CDS encoding inositol monophosphatase family protein, with product MPRADLSLRALEFARRTAVRAGDFLRRRFGGLLRVRFKDGRGNLVTDMDHASEEMIVSALRREFPDHAVVAEERGARGESPFRWYVDPLDGTTNYAHGFPIWAVTIAFEAHGRMEAGVTYGPVLGELFWARRGAGAFRNGLRLRASRETRLNRALLATGFAYRLRYRRENLRHFAAFCMKARAIRRAGAASLDLAWTAAGVFDGFWEMCLGPWDMAAGCLLLSEAGARISDFRGGPPDPFRGELVAANRTLHRRMLAVLKAASPSSKR